AGAAGACGCCAACCGAAAACGTGGTAAACGCCGACGCGGACCAGGCCAGGATCGGACGGGCCAGCAGCGGGATCGGCGCAGTGCTCAGCCCTGCCGCCAGTAAGATCAGCGCCAGCACCGATTGATCGGGTCGGCGATCGGCCAGCCGACCACCCAGGCGATACCCGATCGTGAGATAGATCAGCGTCAGGCCGATCACATTGGCCCAGATCAACTGCGACGAGCCGAAGAACGGCTGGAGCAGCCGCGACGCGGTTAGCTCGATCCCAAGCGAACAAATGCCGCCGATTAAGACGGCGGCAATCAAAAAAGCTCGTTGTCGCACGAAAACGTGTTTCTCCTCGTAGAGCAGATGGTTGCCGGAGCATGGGCCACATCGGCCTCATGCCGTGATTCTACACTAGAATGCGCTCAGCACTAAGCCGCGCAGCACGCTCAGAAGTAAAATCGCCACCATTGGGCTGAAATCGATGAAGCCGACCGAGGGAATAATGCGGCGTAGCGGCGCTAAGATCGGCTCCGTAATCTCGTACAAAATCTGGCTAATGCGCATCTGGCCGCTCTGATCGATGAAGCTGAGCAAAATTCGGCCAATAATTGCGATATAGAGCGCATTAAAGAGCAACTGAAAAAACGTTGCGAAAAATCCGTTCATGTGGTCAGCCATCCTTGCAGCAGCATTGGCTCATGTCCTGCCGCGCCCGTTGCGCGGCATACGCCTCCATTATAGCATGGCTCGTCTGCCAGAGATCTTCGACAAACTATTTGCAAAGCATTGACACACACTGGTCGAATGCTATACTAAAACCATAAGGAGCAGATCGACATGGCTAACTCCTCGCGTTTTTTGCAAAACTATCCGACCACACCGTTATATAACACAAAACTGGTGGTGAGTGAAACGGGCGTGCCCGCCGATACCTTCCGCGCCTGGGAGCGGCGCTACGGCCTACCCCACCCGCAGCGGGCCGAGGGCGGGCAGCGGCTCTACTCGGATCGCGATATCGCGACGATTCGCTGGCTGCGCGATCGGACCAGCGAGGGCCTGACGATCAGCCAGGCGATTGCGTTGCTGGAGACGGAGACGGCAACACCGCTGGTCAGCGATCAGCCGCGCTCGTTCGAGGCGCTACGCCTGGACTTGCGCAATGCGCTCTTGCAGTTCGACGCGCCCGCCGCGGACCTCGTCTTAAGCGAGGCCTTCGCGCTGTACCCGCTCGACCATGCCTGCATCAACATCATCCAGCCGACGCTGGTCGACATCGGCGAGATGTGGCATGTGGGCACGGCCTCGGTCGCGCAGGAGCACTTCTCAAGCCAGTTTTTGCGCCGCAAGCTCCTCGCGCTGCTGAATATCTACGACGTGTCCGAGGGACGCGCCACGATCATCGCCGCGTGCGCGCCGGGCGAGCAGCACGATCTCGGCCTGCTGCTGCTGGCACTATTCCTGGTAAGGCGCAACTACAAAGTCGTCTTTCTGGGAGCGGACGTGCCGATCGAGGCGCTGCAACAAGCGATGGCGCATGTCCATCCTGAGATTGTCTGTATTTCGACGACCACGCCGACCACCGCCGATCACGCGGTACAGATGGCGCGGCAGATTCAGCAGGCGCATCCACAGACCTTAATCTTCATTGGCGGCAGGGGAGCTGCCGATTCTTCGCTGGAGGAGCAAGCTATTCACTTTCTGGATGGCAATGGCGTGGCGGCTGCCGAGCAAATCGGGGCGGTGTTGACCACCAGGCGCAGTGGTAGCTGACGATCCGATCTGAAGGTCTTTGCGCTCTGTTTGGCTCAGATCGACGTGAGGATCATCTCAGGGAGAAAGCAGGTTGTATGGAAGCACCAAAAGAAGCACGGCTAACAATCTATCCGGCGCACTACTACCTGGCAGCCCTGCCGAGAACCGCACACTACCACCGCCACCCGACGCCGCGAACGGCCTCCTCGCTCGCCGCCGCCTATCGCGCGTGCCGAGCGCTCACCCGCGTTCACTCCAAAAGCTTTTTCCTGGCGTCGCGCCTCTTACCACAGCCCAAGCGCCGGGCGATGGAGGCGCTGTATGCCTTCTGCCGCACCTCGGACGACGCAGTCGACACCAATGTCGATGCTGCCAGCGCGCTGGCGCAGTGGGTCGCCAACGTCCAGCACCCGATCCCGCCCCACGACCAGCCGGTGCTGCTGGCCTGGGCCGATACCTGCGAGCGCTACCAGTTGCCCTGCGATCTGGCGAACGAGCTGCTGGCCGGCGTCGCGATGGATCTTTCGATCCAGCGCTATGAGACGTTCGCCGAGCTGTGG
The nucleotide sequence above comes from Herpetosiphonaceae bacterium. Encoded proteins:
- a CDS encoding YggT family protein, whose product is MNGFFATFFQLLFNALYIAIIGRILLSFIDQSGQMRISQILYEITEPILAPLRRIIPSVGFIDFSPMVAILLLSVLRGLVLSAF
- a CDS encoding cobalamin-dependent protein (Presence of a B(12) (cobalamin)-binding domain implies dependence on cobalamin itself, in one of its several forms, or in some unusual lineages, dependence on a cobalamin-like analog.), whose product is MANSSRFLQNYPTTPLYNTKLVVSETGVPADTFRAWERRYGLPHPQRAEGGQRLYSDRDIATIRWLRDRTSEGLTISQAIALLETETATPLVSDQPRSFEALRLDLRNALLQFDAPAADLVLSEAFALYPLDHACINIIQPTLVDIGEMWHVGTASVAQEHFSSQFLRRKLLALLNIYDVSEGRATIIAACAPGEQHDLGLLLLALFLVRRNYKVVFLGADVPIEALQQAMAHVHPEIVCISTTTPTTADHAVQMARQIQQAHPQTLIFIGGRGAADSSLEEQAIHFLDGNGVAAAEQIGAVLTTRRSGS